In Brachypodium distachyon strain Bd21 chromosome 2, Brachypodium_distachyon_v3.0, whole genome shotgun sequence, one genomic interval encodes:
- the LOC100846606 gene encoding chromatin modification-related protein EAF1 B isoform X1, which produces MGKACFCGPFDTERCSMGGIVECGLSTNTKASPRRVAIEKAQEELRQEYDVREDRRRELEFLVKGGNPLDFKLGHVASLSVQSTSVTDQIAEQNVISEAKGSFALDASPHGDSVESSGKPGSSSCREANTADNLMLLDGGTSNIGVEKLIKRGTKRTSTAQPEQSLCNDVQNIKEAEESGLFRLGAKSQAYARRRSKSSRENANNAPVRSPPVHPLSSQLKDAKGVIQEAKNDDHGASSIASPKPTISNGNSMLKKASLDNQVVDEMDGVQPIHPGQQKEKHEMTNNEDDTLAPEISPNSVTDNSQLTRGGQMTTAAAYAESPNAILKETSSKTSFPSAYSRVFREAHNHEKAGNGCCDKIMVDAHTDDTENKASVPHPAIETTSFNENRVDLTRRDAIKIIDEHSGKTDNFVSGKAGESSDESLSNVVSHDSNVKKIGLLEGSSRATAMDDSSTPIQPEVNSAVEDEIEVRNKVIGAQKETVHVTTSDCNKGNRAAGSNLDRNNTYSSALNGPDKSDFVSVPPVLLTEDMPDSVHNLDGTINKCSGNEATLAKKECEDSIMAKKEYEDSVLKAAQFIEVNVKRAGERALCNISLEKKRKSHWEFVLEEMAWMANDFMQERLWRCAAAAQMCHWIASSGRDAFEEANIHKKQKSVARFLAKGILSFWRSAETLRATSGEIPKATQIEKSVGHEETKLAGIKAGKELGDESFEQDKSKLSDQSPIWSYALRFLEYNCNAPECLSLAEAPPTPERLNDFGILKVPDQLSEENLFYVVAPGAMHTYRESVESLFVYNKRFVNTGHKDDYDPSTCDSVSDIHRENAYEDDEGEGYTYSTSKLGHKKKQQMHQRMNGTRPYDIGVDLPYDPCLESKSGNKPFLSNGKRPPDFLSIPTKRIRTAARQRVASPFPAGVAGASQFTSKTDASSGDTNSCQDDQSSLHGGFFPRKNADIESTVDFDRQLIYDGSEVSTKSKKKKKPKHPGYRTPQSGAESCTLIAGKKDYLKKRPEAYQFDSNGIIGVNGQHAGKKTKFAHQASDMSLEALAPLGPMASPGASQMSNMVNPTKIIKIITNRDRGRKIKVLKMAAGHSGPGSPWSNFEDQALVVLVHDMGQNWELVSDALNSIVQLKCIYRRPDECKDRHKLLTDKSSGDGADSADDSGSSQHYQSTLPGIPKGSARQLFQRLQGPFEEETLKTHFEKIIILGQNLRPCRRKGESQELKQINALHPSQLCPSNFSGGVLMPLDLCDAISSNPDALSVGYPGPHTSGLTLPNHHGSLGPTLPTSNMNVRVPGSPGTVLGSSLQSPSVMNAPSRDAQRYGVPRPTSLQGDEQQRIQYNHMLNGRSLQQPGVSVPGVLPPGVDRGVRMVSGANGMGIMTGLNRGPPIVRPGFPRLVPPGMLNMVSSGNILSNNGQGMQNTVNAHPGPGNRMLRPRDPVQMLRPGQNLEEHRQMMVQEFQMQVSQGNSQAVHFSGAPFSNAGTSSPVQSFPVQQSQTHQMPQQSRMFGNTHHSHIRGANQPSPQHQAYAMRMMSQQQHPLSAVPTLQNGSQMQQQTAGSAVPSSQSQHKKQHPAQNPQDSSVLLNQPANNTTSHKQKKQQGQQQSRQNQQQRNQGSQQAKLMKSLGRGNIMQQSLPVDATQASGISATSKNQVSDKNLVQQSPAYFAGNKGSIPSVVQTGNQPKIYPAHIPQSPIQSPDLGNQVSMQGSPNQTLLASQQVPLHSSSQLQQQQQRHLNTSHSNIHRMMMQQNRHMNSDARIELPVEQVQHNQVIASTSIARSTDSGSPGVSSLQQRKQESSHDPTAITSASQLASSPQDTFLGNETSLSASNQGLLQRQMSGGVPIHGHGLAAQRQQQQARQQLQPQQQQRPVVQGNVYAHPSNSGPG; this is translated from the exons ATGGGCAAAGCCTGCTTCTGTGGTCCATTTGATACTGAGCGGTGCTCTATGGGAGGAATTGTTGAATGTGGTTTGAGCACCAACACAAAAGCTTCCCCTCGCCGTGTGGCCATAGAGAAAGCGCAGGAGGAGCTGAG GCAGGAGTATGACGTCCGTGAAGATCGGAGGAGGGAGCTTGAGTTTTTAGTGAAG GGAGGCAATCCCTTGGATTTCAAACTTGGACATGTAGCATCGCTCAGTGTACAGTCCACTTCTGTTACAGATCAGATAGCTGAGCAAAATGTGATAAG TGAAGCTAAAGGCAGTTTTGCACTTGATGCATCACCTCATGGGGATTCGGTTGAAAGTAGCGGCAAACCAGGAAGTTCATCCTGTCGTGAAGCCAACACAGCCGATAATCTTATGCTTTTAGATGGAGGTACCAGCAACATAGGTGTGGAAAAACTTATCAAACGGGGCACTAAAAGGACTAGCACAGCTCAACCTGAGCAGTCCTTGTGCAATGATGTTCAAAATATAAAAGAAGCCGAGGAGTCTGGTTTGTTCCGCCTTGGGGCAAAGAGCCAAGCATATGCTCGGCGAAGGTCAAAGTCAAGCAGGGAGAATGCAAATAATGCACCTGTTAGGTCTCCACCGGTTCATCCTTTAAGTTCCCagttgaaagatgcaaaaGGGGTAATACAAGAAGCAAAAAATGATGATCATGGCGCCTCATCCATTGCCTCTCCGAAACCAACAATTTCAAATGGGAACAGTATGTTGAAGAAAGCATCATTAGATAACCAGGTGGTAGATGAGATGGACGGTGTTCAACCAATCCATCCAGgccagcaaaaagaaaagcatgaAATGACGAATAACGAAGATGACACGCTAGCTCCAGAAATCTCACCAAACAGTGTGACTGATAATTCACAGCTTACCAGAGGTGGTCAGATGACTACAGCAGCTGCCTATGCAGAATCTCCTAATGCTATTTTAAAAGAAACTTCATCAAAGACTTCTTTCCCATCTGCATACAGCAGGGTCTTTAGAGAAGCACACAATCATGAAAAGGCAGGTAACGGCTGCTGTGACAAAATCATGGTTGATGCTCACACAGATGATACGGAAAATAAGGCTTCTGTTCCACACCCTGCCATAGAAACGACTAGTTTTAATGAAAATCGAGTGGATCTAACTCGTAGAGATGCCATTAAAATTATTGACGAGCATTCTGGTAAAACTGATAATTTTGTATCAGGGAAGGCTGGTGAAAGTTCTGATGAAAGCTTGAGTAACGTTGTATCACATGACAGCAACGTCAAGAAAATTGGTCTACTGGAAGGCAGTAGCAGGGCCACTGCCATGGATGACAGTTCTACTCCTATACAACCAGAAGTCAACAGTGCTGTGGAAGATGAAATTGAAGTTAGGAACAAAGTAATTGGTGCGCAAAAGGAGACAGTACATGTTACTACTTCTGATTGCAACAAAGGGAATCGTGCGGCAGGTTCTAATTTGGATAGAAACAACACATATTCTAGTGCTTTGAATGGTCCCGATAAGTCGGATTTTGTTTCTGTGCCCCCCGTGTTGCTCACAGAGGATATGCCTGATTCTGTGCATAACCTTGATGGTACTATTAACAAATGTAGTGGAAATGAGGCAACACTGGCAAAGAAGGAATGCGAAGATTCTATCATGGCAAAGAAGGAATATGAAGATTCTGTACTTAAAGCGGCTCAGTTTATAGAG GTAAATGTTAAGAGAGCTGGTGAACGAGCTCTCTGCAATATTTCTTTGGAGAAGAAGCGGAAAAGTCACTGGGAGTTTGTTCTGGAAGAGATGGCTTGGATGGCAAATGACTTCATGCAG GAGCGTCTGTGGAGATGTGCAGCTGCAGCCCAAATGTGCCACTGGATTGCCTCCAGTGGTCGAGATGCATTTGAAGAAGCAAACATTCATAAAAAACAGAAATCTGTTGCTAGATTTCTGGCCAAGGGTATTTTGAGTTTTTGGCGTTCAGCTGAGACTTTACGAGCTACTAGTGGTGAGATTCCTAAAGCGACACAAATAGAGAAATCAGTTGGGCATGAAGAAACGAAGCTGGCTGGAATCAAAGCAGGAAAAGAACTG GGTGATGAATCCTTTGAACAAGACAAGTCTAAGTTGTCTGATCAATCTCCTATTTGGAGTTATGCTCTTCGGTTTCTGGAGTACAACTGTAATGCGCCCGAATGCCTTTCATTAGCTGAAGCACCTCCAACTCCTGAGAGGCTAAATGATTTTGGCATACTAAAAGTGCCAGATCAACTTTCAGAA gaAAATCTCTTTTATGTAGTAGCCCCTGGTGCAATGCACACATATAGAGAGTCAGTGGAGTCTCTATTTGTGTACAATAAG AGGTTCGTTAACACTGGACACAAGGATGATTATGATCCATCTACATGCGATTCTGTTTCAG ATATACATAGGGAGAATGCatatgaagatgatgaaggtGAGGGATACACTTATTCAACGTCCAAGTTGGGTCATAAGAAGAAACAACAGATGCATCAGAGGATGAATGGCACAAGACCATATGATATTGGTGTCGACTTGCCTTATGATCCATGCTTGGAAAGCAAGTCAGGAAACAAGCCGTTTTTATCGAATGGCAAAAGGCCTCCAGACTTCCTTTCAATTCCTACAAAGCGCATACGCACAGCTGCTAGACAACGAGTTGCAAGCCCCTTCCCGGCTGGTGTTGCTGGAGCCTCTCAGTTCACAAGTAAAACAGATGCCTCGAGTGGAGACACAAACTCCTGCCAAGATGATCAAAGTTCATTGCATGGAGGATTCTTTCCCAGGAAGAATGCAGATATCGAATCCACTGTTGATTTTGACAGACAATTAATATATGACGGCAGTGAGGTGTCTACTAAGtctaaaaagaagaaaaagccTAAGCACCCTGGATACAGGACACCACAAAGTGGGGCCGAGTCCTGTACCTTGATAGCTGGAAAG AAGGATTATTTGAAGAAGAGGCCAGAGGCTTATCAATTTGATTCAAATGGGATTATTG GGGTAAATGGCCAGCATGCTGGTAAGAAGACTAAATTTGCACATCAAGCATCAGATATGTCATTGGAGGCACTTGCACCACTTGGCCCGATGGCATCTCCAGGGGCATCACAAATGAGTAACATGGTAAACCCTACGAAGATTATAAAGATCATCACTAATCGGGACCGTGGAAGAAAAATTAAAGTACTGAAG ATGGCTGCTGGTCATTCCGGTCCTGGAAGTCCATGGTCAAATTTTGAGGATCAG GCTCTTGTTGTGCTTGTACATGATATGGGTCAAAACTGGGAATTAGTAAGCGACGCACTGAACAGCATTGTCCAACTGAAG TGTATATATAGAAGGCCTGATGAGTGTAAGGACCGTCATAAACTTCTAACGGATAAAAGTTCTGGTGATGGTGCTGATAGCGCAGATGACTCAGGCTCATCTCAACACTATCAATCCACTTTGCCTGGCATTCCGAAG GGTAGTGCCAGACAGCTGTTCCAGCGCCTTCAAGGACCATTCGAGGAAGAGACACTTAAGACACATTTCgagaaaataataatcctTGGGCAGAACTTGCGTCCATGTCGCAGAAAG GGGGAAAGCCAGGAGCTTAAGCAGATAAATGCACTTCACCCTTCTCAATTGTGTCCAAGCAACTTCTCTGGTGGTGTTTTGAT GCCACTTGATCTTTGTGATGCAATAAGTTCAAATCCGGATGCACTTTCTGTTGGTTACCCGGGACCTCATACGAGTGGTTTAACGCTTCCGAACCATCACGGTTCGCTTGGTCCTACCCTTCCAACTTCGAATATGAATGTTAGGGTACCAGGTTCTCCTGGTACGGTACTCGGCAGCAGTTTGCAGTCGCCTTCAGTAATGAATGCTCCCTCCAG GGATGCTCAGAGGTATGGTGTGCCTAGACCCACCTCCCTACAGGGTGATGAACAACAAAGAATTCAGTATAACCACATGCTCAATGGCAGAAGTCTTCAGCAACCTGGAGTTTCTGTTCCTGGTGTGTTGCCTCCTGGAGTTGATCGTGGTGTTCGAATGGTGTCTGGTGCTAACGGTATGGGAATTATGACTGGACTAAATCGAGGTCCACCTATTGTGAGACCTGGTTTTCCAAGGCTTGTTCCGCCAGGAATGCTAAATATGGTTTCGTCTGGGAACATACTATCTAACAACGGGCAAGGCATGCAAAATACAGTAAATGCCCATCCTGGCCCTGGAAATAGGATGTTGAGGCCACGTGATCCAGTGCAGATGCTTCGG CCTGGCCAGAATTTGGAAGAGCACAGACAGATGATGGTTCAGGAGTTTCAGATGCAAGTCTCGCAGGGAAATAGCCAGGCTGTCCATTTCAGTGGTGCACCGTTTTCCAATGCCGGAACATCTTCACCTGTTCAGTCCTTTCCTGTTCAGCAGTCCCAAACACATCAGATGCCACAACAGTCACGCATGTTCGGAAATACACACCATTCTCATATCCGAGGAGCAAACCAGCCAAGTCCACAGCATCAGGCTTATGCTATGCGCATGATGTCCCAACAACAACACCCACTTTCTGCAGTGCCAACTTTGCAGAATGGTTCACAAATGCAACAGCAAACTGCAGGCAGTGCTGTCCCATCTTCACAATCACAGCATAAGAAGCAGCATCCTGCACAAAACCCACAAGATAGTTCAGTGCTTCTCAACCAGCCTGCCAATAATACTACATCGCATAAGCAGAAGAAGCAACAGGGTCAGCAGCAGTCTAGACAGAACCAACAGCAAAGGAATCAAGGCAGCCAGCAAGCTAAGCTTATGAAGAGCTTAGGCCGTGGCAATATAATGCAGCAGAGTCTCCCAGTTGATGCCACCCAAGCCAGTGGCATTTCTGCAACCTCGAAAAACCAAGTTTCAGATAAAAATTTGGTGCAACAGAGCCCAGCGTATTTTGCTGGTAATAAAGGATCGATTCCATCGGTGGTTCAAACTGGGAATCAACCGAAGATATATCCTGCTCATATACCTCAATCACCAATACAATCACCAGATCTTGGTAATCAAGTTTCAATGCAGGGTTCTCCCAACCAGACTTTGTTAGCTTCCCAACAAGTTCCGCTCCATTCATCGTCGcaattgcagcagcagcaacagcggcACTTGAATACATCACATAGTAATATTCACAGAATGATGATGCAACAAAACCGCCACATGAACTCTGATGCTAGAATAGAATTGCCCGTTGAACAAGTCCAACATAATCAGGTGATTGCATCGACATCCATTGCGAGGAGTACAGATTCCGGTAGCCCAGGTGTTTCATCTTTACAACAGCGGAAACAAGAGTCATCTCATGATCCAACTGCAATTACCTCAGCCtcacagctagctagctctcctCAAGATACCTTTCTTGGAAATGAAACGTCGTTGTCAGCGTCTAACCAAGGCTTGCTGCAAAGGCAGATGTCAGGGGGTGTGCCTATACATGGACATGGTCTAGCCGCCCAGCGGCAGCAACAGCAGGCTCGGCAGCAACTTcagcctcagcagcagcagagaccTGTTGTTCAAGGCAATGTTTATGCTCATCCTTCAAATTCGGGACCTGGATGA